The Oxalobacteraceae bacterium OTU3CINTB1 genome includes a window with the following:
- a CDS encoding contractile injection system tape measure protein: protein MRPVLPHTIQSQTFQVEVSGSEADGMALQRQLAALSSSLMPVIEQALDRYAPEHGVLRIDRLEVDAGRVALERLDGELPALLRRGLEEALSARIASAPDGEDPVRHVGMTQAMDEALSYFLRYATLPASVHLPPSQDFEQMLLEGWRGASASSGEARLSASVAGTAAGLPSVPPSLMATLRSAGALDRLGRQFSPTFQQVLVARLTPVLAPTLQSALQYLRTQEQGAMLAVAERLLCRAALELALDDRTTVDALPVQEALWRGLPERAGRAALSVVRQTHVEKRPVAVLLKNGAPGADALRDAGVPASPAIRDGAAHPDSAHGIYIDNAGLVLLHPFLPALFEELGLARDGQLVQPERALALMHFLASGQPQAPEYALALPKLLCQLPLTANIEPGVVLHAAERAEADVLLKAVIGHWSALRDTSPDGLRGAFLLRPGKLSERGGEWLLQVERQTADILLGDLPWGYSAIRLPWMAGILWVEWN from the coding sequence ATGCGCCCGGTCCTTCCCCACACCATCCAGTCGCAGACCTTCCAGGTCGAGGTGTCCGGCAGCGAGGCCGATGGGATGGCGTTGCAGCGGCAGCTGGCGGCGCTGTCGTCGTCGCTGATGCCGGTGATCGAGCAGGCGCTGGACCGCTACGCGCCGGAGCATGGCGTTCTGCGCATCGACAGGCTGGAAGTGGACGCCGGCCGGGTCGCCCTCGAGCGGCTGGACGGGGAGCTGCCGGCGCTGTTGCGGCGAGGCCTGGAGGAGGCGCTCAGCGCCAGGATAGCTTCGGCGCCGGACGGCGAAGACCCGGTGCGGCACGTCGGTATGACGCAGGCGATGGACGAGGCGCTATCGTATTTTCTGCGCTACGCCACCTTGCCCGCCAGCGTACATCTGCCGCCATCGCAGGATTTCGAGCAGATGCTGCTGGAAGGGTGGCGTGGCGCCAGCGCTTCGTCCGGCGAGGCCCGCTTGTCGGCCAGCGTCGCCGGCACGGCCGCGGGATTGCCGTCGGTTCCGCCATCGCTCATGGCGACGCTGCGTTCGGCCGGCGCGCTCGATCGCCTGGGACGGCAGTTTTCGCCGACCTTCCAGCAAGTGCTGGTGGCGCGCCTGACGCCGGTGCTGGCGCCGACCTTGCAGTCGGCGTTGCAGTATCTGCGCACGCAGGAGCAGGGCGCCATGCTCGCGGTGGCCGAACGCCTGCTGTGCCGCGCGGCGCTCGAACTGGCGCTGGACGACCGCACCACCGTCGACGCTTTGCCCGTGCAGGAGGCGCTGTGGCGCGGTTTGCCGGAGCGCGCGGGCCGCGCCGCCTTGTCCGTGGTCCGCCAAACCCACGTCGAGAAACGGCCTGTCGCCGTGCTGCTGAAGAATGGCGCGCCTGGGGCCGATGCCCTGCGCGACGCCGGCGTTCCAGCGTCGCCCGCCATCCGCGACGGCGCCGCACATCCCGACAGCGCGCACGGCATCTATATCGACAACGCCGGGCTGGTGTTGCTGCATCCCTTCCTGCCCGCGCTGTTCGAGGAGCTGGGCCTGGCGCGCGACGGACAGCTGGTGCAGCCGGAGCGCGCGCTGGCGTTGATGCATTTCCTGGCCAGCGGCCAGCCGCAGGCGCCGGAATACGCGCTGGCGTTACCCAAGTTGCTCTGCCAGCTTCCGCTGACGGCCAATATCGAGCCCGGCGTGGTGCTGCACGCGGCCGAACGGGCGGAAGCCGATGTGCTGCTGAAAGCGGTGATCGGCCACTGGAGTGCGTTGCGCGACACCTCGCCGGACGGCCTGCGCGGCGCCTTCCTGCTGCGTCCCGGCAAGCTTAGCGAGCGCGGCGGCGAGTGGTTGCTGCAGGTGGAGCGGCAAACCGCCGATATCCTGCTGGGAGACCTGCCATGGGGC
- a CDS encoding GPW/gp25 family protein: MRREYLGRGWSFPPTFSRARGGVEMLEDEADIASSLEVLLTTALGERTMLPQYGCNLDELVFESLDTRMKTLMADKVETAILYFESRIEVEQVVLDDSRQLEGVILIEVVYRVKATNSRFNFVFPFYKLEGTDINLTTSVNLLP, encoded by the coding sequence ATGCGACGCGAATATCTGGGCCGTGGCTGGTCATTTCCGCCCACCTTCAGCCGCGCGCGTGGCGGGGTGGAGATGCTGGAGGACGAAGCCGACATCGCCTCCAGCCTGGAGGTGCTGCTGACCACCGCGCTGGGCGAGCGCACCATGCTGCCGCAATACGGATGCAATCTGGATGAACTGGTGTTCGAGAGTCTCGATACGCGGATGAAAACGCTGATGGCCGACAAGGTGGAGACGGCGATCCTTTACTTTGAATCGCGCATCGAGGTCGAACAGGTCGTGTTGGACGACAGCCGCCAGCTGGAAGGCGTGATCCTGATCGAAGTGGTGTACCGCGTCAAGGCCACCAACTCGCGCTTTAATTTCGTCTTCCCGTTCTACAAACTGGAAGGCACCGACATCAACCTCACCACCTCGGTGAACCTTTTGCCATAG
- a CDS encoding PAAR domain-containing protein has translation MIVSPATSGAPAPIIPPGAPTVLIMGMPAARMGDSCGADVIIKGSATVMIGGVPAARLADLTAGGGTVIGPGAATVLIGG, from the coding sequence ATGATAGTCAGTCCCGCCACCAGCGGTGCGCCCGCGCCGATCATTCCGCCGGGCGCGCCGACGGTGCTGATCATGGGGATGCCGGCCGCGCGCATGGGCGACAGCTGCGGTGCGGACGTCATCATCAAGGGCTCGGCGACGGTGATGATAGGCGGCGTGCCGGCGGCGCGGCTGGCCGACCTGACGGCGGGCGGCGGCACCGTCATCGGTCCCGGGGCGGCCACCGTGTTGATCGGAGGTTGA
- the vgrG gene encoding type VI secretion system tip protein VgrG yields the protein MNDGGVIPGTEKADVCTFAVIVEGTDVAGQFHVLNVEVTRELNRIPTAMIELKDGDAAQATFPASEAEHFIPGKKIEIKLGYQAKNETVFKGVIVRHSIRVRKNSSQLIIDCRDEAVKMSTEPATRHFAARSDSEIIEQLVGAHGLQHEVESTGAALEESVQFQASDWDYMLCRAEANGMVVLADDGKIKVMRPSTTAAEALSVRFGASLIELDAEIDARSQSRAVNASSWSAADQKLLVAEASEGKAGSSGNLEPADLAKVAAGKALLLRHGGGLAQGELQAWADAQLQRERLAKVRGRARCQGLAAIKPGDVMALNGVGQRFAGKLYVSGVRHSVSGGNWETDVQFGLESKQFAALADLRPLPAAGLLPAVSGLQIGVVTALEGDPAHEERIAVRLPFADNVTEGVWSRIACLDAGKERGSFFRPEVGDEVIVGFLDADPRHPVVLGMCHSSAKPAPEALADKNDLKGYVSRAKLRMLFDDDKKRALLETPAGNRVTLSDDAKGIVIEDQNGNKITLDDSGVKVESSKDMVFKAAKDIKFEGVNIELKASAGFKAAGTATAEVSGASTTLKGSATAVIQGGMVQIN from the coding sequence ATGAACGACGGCGGCGTCATCCCCGGCACCGAAAAGGCCGACGTCTGCACCTTCGCCGTGATCGTGGAGGGAACCGACGTGGCGGGCCAGTTCCATGTGCTGAACGTGGAGGTCACCCGCGAGTTGAACCGCATACCGACCGCGATGATCGAGTTGAAAGATGGCGATGCCGCGCAGGCGACTTTTCCCGCCAGTGAGGCCGAGCATTTCATCCCCGGTAAAAAAATCGAGATCAAGCTCGGTTATCAGGCCAAGAACGAGACGGTGTTCAAAGGTGTGATCGTGAGGCATAGCATCCGCGTGCGCAAGAATTCCAGCCAGCTGATTATCGATTGCCGCGACGAGGCGGTAAAAATGAGCACGGAGCCGGCTACGCGCCACTTCGCGGCACGGAGCGACAGCGAAATCATCGAACAGCTGGTCGGCGCCCACGGTCTGCAACACGAAGTCGAGTCGACCGGCGCGGCGCTGGAGGAATCGGTGCAGTTCCAGGCCAGCGATTGGGACTACATGCTGTGCCGCGCGGAAGCCAACGGCATGGTGGTGCTGGCCGACGACGGCAAGATCAAGGTGATGCGTCCGTCCACCACCGCGGCCGAGGCGCTGAGCGTGCGTTTCGGCGCGAGCCTGATAGAGCTGGACGCGGAGATCGACGCCCGCTCGCAGAGCCGGGCCGTCAACGCCAGCAGCTGGAGCGCGGCCGACCAGAAGCTGTTGGTGGCCGAGGCCAGCGAAGGCAAGGCCGGTTCCAGCGGCAACCTGGAACCGGCCGACCTGGCCAAGGTGGCGGCGGGTAAAGCGCTGCTGCTGCGCCATGGCGGCGGACTGGCTCAAGGCGAGTTGCAGGCCTGGGCCGACGCACAGCTGCAGCGCGAGCGCCTGGCCAAGGTGCGCGGGCGGGCGCGCTGCCAGGGACTGGCGGCCATCAAACCGGGCGATGTGATGGCGTTGAACGGCGTCGGCCAGCGCTTTGCCGGCAAACTGTATGTGTCCGGCGTGCGCCACAGCGTCAGCGGCGGCAACTGGGAGACCGACGTGCAGTTCGGCCTTGAATCGAAGCAGTTCGCGGCCCTGGCCGACTTGCGGCCCTTGCCGGCGGCCGGCCTGCTGCCGGCCGTCAGCGGCTTGCAGATCGGCGTGGTCACCGCGCTGGAAGGCGATCCGGCGCACGAGGAGCGCATCGCGGTGCGGCTGCCGTTCGCGGACAACGTGACCGAAGGCGTATGGAGCAGGATCGCCTGCCTGGACGCCGGCAAGGAGCGCGGCAGCTTCTTCCGGCCGGAGGTCGGCGACGAGGTGATCGTCGGTTTCCTGGACGCCGATCCGCGCCACCCGGTGGTGCTGGGCATGTGCCACAGCAGCGCCAAGCCGGCGCCGGAAGCGCTGGCGGACAAGAACGATTTGAAGGGCTACGTCAGCCGCGCCAAGCTGCGCATGCTGTTCGACGACGACAAGAAGCGCGCGCTGCTGGAGACCCCCGCCGGCAACCGGGTCACCTTGTCGGACGACGCCAAGGGCATCGTTATCGAGGACCAGAATGGCAACAAGATCACGCTCGACGACAGCGGCGTGAAGGTCGAGAGCAGCAAGGACATGGTGTTCAAGGCGGCGAAGGACATCAAGTTCGAGGGCGTCAACATAGAACTGAAAGCCAGCGCCGGATTCAAGGCCGCCGGCACGGCCACCGCCGAAGTATCGGGTGCCAGCACCACCTTGAAGGGCAGTGCCACCGCCGTGATACAGGGCGGCATGGTGCAGATTAACTAG
- a CDS encoding DUF5908 family protein — protein MPIEIRELHIKVAVTAGAGAGGGAAPAGGAADTSGDQAQQAIVAQCVEQVLRILQNKMER, from the coding sequence ATGCCGATAGAGATCAGGGAGCTGCACATCAAGGTGGCCGTCACCGCCGGCGCGGGCGCGGGAGGGGGCGCCGCGCCGGCCGGCGGCGCCGCCGACACGTCCGGAGACCAGGCGCAGCAAGCCATCGTCGCCCAATGCGTCGAGCAAGTGCTGCGCATACTGCAAAACAAAATGGAGCGCTGA
- a CDS encoding phage tail protein — MSDYYPPWSFYYRVEFGASKSKNDVRFQTVSGLSVEYDMEEYKEGGENRFSHKLPGRTKYADLVLKRGMLTDSALIAWFMDAFRDRVFEPTDVNVILMNEAGDPLRTWKIVQAIPKKWSVSDFNSGENTVVIETMELSYRYFNIQ; from the coding sequence ATGAGCGACTACTATCCGCCGTGGAGCTTTTACTACCGGGTCGAATTCGGTGCCAGCAAGAGCAAGAACGACGTCCGTTTCCAGACGGTGTCGGGATTGAGCGTCGAATACGACATGGAGGAGTACAAGGAGGGCGGCGAGAACCGGTTCAGCCACAAGCTGCCGGGCCGCACCAAGTACGCCGACCTGGTGCTCAAGCGCGGCATGCTGACCGATTCCGCGCTGATCGCCTGGTTCATGGACGCCTTCCGCGACCGGGTGTTCGAGCCGACCGATGTCAACGTCATCCTGATGAACGAGGCGGGCGATCCGCTGCGCACGTGGAAGATCGTGCAGGCGATACCGAAGAAGTGGTCCGTCAGCGATTTCAACTCGGGCGAGAACACGGTGGTCATCGAGACGATGGAGCTGTCCTACCGTTACTTCAATATCCAGTAG
- a CDS encoding phage tail protein: MAQEYPIPRFHFQVDWGGAKISFTEVTGLVMEREKIEYRHSDSKDFNKIAMPGMAKNGNITLKRGKFEADFDYNKWMDEVSNERSEGRRDVIIRLLNEKHLPVAAWSATRCFPVKISAPDLKSDANETAIETLEIAHEGLKLMKI, encoded by the coding sequence ATGGCACAAGAATATCCCATCCCCCGTTTCCACTTCCAGGTCGACTGGGGTGGCGCCAAGATCAGTTTCACCGAGGTGACCGGGCTGGTGATGGAGCGCGAGAAGATCGAGTACCGTCACAGCGACAGCAAGGACTTCAACAAGATCGCCATGCCGGGGATGGCCAAGAACGGCAACATCACCCTCAAGCGCGGCAAGTTCGAGGCCGATTTCGACTACAACAAGTGGATGGACGAGGTGTCCAACGAGCGCTCGGAGGGGCGGCGCGACGTCATCATCCGGTTGCTCAACGAGAAGCACCTGCCGGTGGCGGCATGGTCGGCCACGCGCTGCTTCCCGGTCAAGATCAGTGCCCCGGACCTGAAGTCGGACGCCAACGAGACCGCGATCGAGACGCTGGAAATCGCCCACGAGGGATTGAAGCTGATGAAGATCTGA
- a CDS encoding phage tail sheath subtilisin-like domain-containing protein: protein MAQVYKTPGVYIEEIPKFPPIISAVDTAIPAFIGYTQKLDGAALNTPLRITSMVEFEQHFGLPQKEKEIAVKATKTKDPAGNVTGQKFTATLDPTKRSKYLLYYAMQMFFANGGGACYIVSVGIHAETSDIKETDLAAGLLALEIVDEPTLIVFPEAQAMGLADFCTINEAALAQCAKLKDRFVIMDVHGEDAQPGPGDPHAKIDTIVGKFRDKLGVNNLKYGAAYAPNLDTVLDMAYDEATTLVDYYDTLDAAATTQKALDKLPEKNSQIYESAKAAIRDMPCVLPPSSTMAGIYAAVDASRGVWKAPANVSVTAVFKPSIEFTNATQELLNDDPVAGKSVNAIRPFTGKGTLVWGARTLAGNDAEWRYINVRRLFIFIEESCNKACANFVFEPNDANTWVRVQAMIENFLTVVWRQGALQGAKPDHAFYVAVGLNKTMTAQDLLEGRMIVEVGLAAVRPAEFIILRFSHKLAQS from the coding sequence ATGGCACAGGTGTACAAGACTCCCGGCGTCTATATCGAGGAAATACCGAAGTTCCCGCCGATTATCTCGGCGGTCGACACGGCCATTCCCGCCTTTATCGGCTATACCCAAAAGCTCGACGGCGCCGCGCTCAACACGCCGCTGCGCATCACCTCGATGGTCGAGTTCGAGCAGCATTTCGGCCTGCCGCAGAAGGAGAAGGAGATCGCCGTCAAGGCGACCAAGACCAAGGATCCCGCCGGCAACGTGACCGGGCAGAAGTTCACCGCCACGCTCGATCCGACCAAGCGTTCCAAGTACTTGCTGTACTACGCGATGCAGATGTTCTTCGCCAACGGCGGCGGCGCGTGCTATATCGTCTCGGTCGGCATCCACGCGGAGACCTCCGACATCAAGGAGACCGATCTGGCGGCCGGGCTGCTCGCGCTGGAGATCGTCGACGAGCCGACCTTGATCGTCTTCCCGGAGGCGCAGGCGATGGGCCTCGCCGATTTCTGCACCATCAACGAGGCGGCGCTGGCGCAGTGCGCCAAGTTGAAGGACCGTTTCGTCATCATGGATGTCCACGGTGAGGATGCCCAGCCCGGGCCGGGCGACCCGCACGCCAAGATCGACACGATCGTCGGCAAGTTCAGGGACAAGCTAGGCGTCAACAACTTGAAGTATGGCGCCGCCTACGCGCCCAATCTGGACACGGTGCTCGACATGGCATACGACGAGGCGACCACCCTGGTGGACTACTACGACACGCTGGACGCGGCGGCCACCACGCAAAAGGCGCTGGACAAGCTCCCCGAAAAGAACAGCCAGATCTACGAAAGCGCCAAGGCGGCGATCCGCGATATGCCCTGCGTGCTGCCGCCCAGTTCCACGATGGCCGGCATTTACGCCGCCGTCGACGCCTCGCGCGGCGTATGGAAGGCGCCGGCCAACGTCAGCGTGACGGCGGTCTTCAAGCCCAGTATCGAATTCACCAACGCCACCCAGGAGCTGCTCAACGACGATCCGGTGGCCGGCAAATCGGTCAACGCCATCCGCCCGTTCACCGGCAAGGGCACCTTGGTGTGGGGCGCGCGCACGCTGGCCGGCAACGACGCCGAATGGCGATACATCAATGTGCGGCGGCTGTTCATCTTCATCGAGGAGTCGTGCAACAAGGCCTGCGCCAACTTCGTCTTCGAGCCGAACGACGCCAATACATGGGTGCGGGTGCAGGCGATGATCGAGAACTTCCTCACGGTGGTGTGGCGCCAGGGCGCGCTGCAGGGCGCCAAGCCCGATCACGCCTTCTACGTGGCGGTGGGCCTGAACAAAACCATGACGGCGCAGGACCTGCTGGAGGGCCGCATGATCGTCGAAGTGGGCCTGGCGGCGGTGCGGCCGGCCGAATTCATCATCCTGCGCTTCTCGCACAAGCTGGCGCAATCCTGA
- a CDS encoding DUF4255 domain-containing protein, protein MIPHALTIIVNELNLHLKEYGPTATPIVELGNIAEGFKATAGGGGVSRDVLNLQIVNIKEEKSLKNTPHVMRDLISNKAVYENPPVFLNFQILIAATHTSYTGALLMLSRAIRFFQLENTFTETSVAPQSLALNAPVNVMDRLSQFRLIFDLYSPAMEEVNHLWGTLGGKQYPFVMYVMRMLDLRFQGSPTQTELIVETQSNILPISPNPF, encoded by the coding sequence GTGATTCCGCACGCGCTGACCATCATCGTCAACGAGCTGAACCTTCATCTGAAGGAATACGGCCCAACGGCGACACCAATCGTCGAACTTGGCAATATCGCCGAAGGCTTCAAGGCGACCGCCGGCGGCGGCGGCGTTTCCCGCGACGTGCTCAATCTGCAGATCGTCAATATCAAGGAAGAGAAATCGCTCAAGAACACGCCGCACGTCATGCGCGATCTGATCAGCAACAAAGCCGTGTATGAAAACCCGCCGGTGTTTTTGAATTTTCAAATCCTCATCGCCGCCACCCACACCAGCTATACCGGCGCCTTGCTGATGCTGTCGCGCGCGATCCGTTTTTTCCAGCTCGAGAACACTTTCACCGAAACCAGCGTGGCGCCGCAATCGCTGGCGCTCAACGCGCCGGTCAACGTCATGGACCGGCTGTCGCAATTCCGGCTGATCTTCGATCTGTATTCCCCCGCCATGGAAGAAGTCAATCATCTCTGGGGCACCTTGGGCGGCAAGCAGTATCCGTTTGTGATGTATGTGATGCGTATGCTGGACCTGCGATTCCAGGGATCGCCGACCCAGACCGAACTTATTGTGGAAACCCAGTCGAATATTCTCCCGATAAGCCCTAATCCTTTCTGA
- a CDS encoding acyl-CoA dehydrogenase codes for MIFTLFLVILIGVPAIILATPALRRSLVTPHIFALFKRILPAMSDTERDALEAGTTWWDADLFSGRPDWNKFMKLPRPTLTAEEQSFLDHEVRHLCELVDDWEATQVWQGLPAPAWQYARDKGFLGMIIPKEYGGKAFSAYMHSQVVMQLSTRCSALAVQVMVPNSLGPAELLLHYGTDEQKNYYLPRLAAGTEIPCFALTSPYAGSDAAAIPDTGVVCMGQFEGRETLGLRITWNKRYITLGPIATLLGLAFRVVDPDGLLPAGSSTGITCALIPTTHPGVVIGRRHWPLNAVFQNGPTSGDNVFIPMEWIIGGPRQIGKGWRMLMECLAAGRAISLPSASVGTAKLAVRGTSAYCAIRRQFKTSIGKFEGVQEALARMGGNLYMMDATRKLSALAVDLGEKPAVISAIAKYHVTERGRAVVNDGMDILGGKGICMGPSNFLARAYQQIPIAITVEGANILTRCLIIFGQGAIRSHPYVLKEMQATADSDHRKALHDFDAAFFGHMRFVCANAARGLWYGLTGGGTAPVPEQAAAQMAGYYRAIGRMSTAFALMTDVSMFVLGGELKRRERISGRLGDALSQMYLASATLKRYEDDGRQVADAPYVHWSVQDALHKAQLALDGVLENFPNRPAAMLARLLTFPFGLPYSPPSDELGSAVANAMQTAGASRERLLADGFLADDLRDPVACGELAFGLLPQVEAVEHRLKPAVRAGQLEGMPQSLPEMEQWVTQAAAKGLVTPEERRALSDFARFTDLSVHVDDFPQDLNAAADADKRWRMSAKESAVEA; via the coding sequence ATGATCTTTACTCTCTTCCTCGTGATACTGATCGGCGTCCCCGCCATCATCCTCGCCACGCCGGCGCTGCGCCGCAGCCTGGTCACCCCGCATATTTTCGCGCTATTCAAGCGCATCTTGCCGGCCATGTCCGACACCGAGCGCGATGCCCTCGAAGCCGGCACCACCTGGTGGGACGCCGACCTGTTCTCCGGCCGTCCCGACTGGAACAAGTTCATGAAGCTGCCGCGTCCGACCCTGACGGCCGAGGAGCAATCCTTCCTCGACCACGAGGTGCGCCATCTGTGCGAGCTGGTCGACGACTGGGAAGCGACGCAAGTCTGGCAGGGCTTGCCGGCGCCGGCCTGGCAATACGCCCGCGACAAGGGTTTCCTCGGCATGATCATTCCGAAGGAATACGGCGGCAAGGCTTTCTCCGCCTACATGCATTCGCAGGTGGTGATGCAGCTGTCGACGCGCTGCTCGGCGCTGGCGGTGCAAGTCATGGTGCCGAACTCGCTCGGCCCGGCCGAACTGCTGCTGCACTACGGCACCGACGAACAAAAGAACTACTACCTCCCTCGCCTCGCCGCCGGCACCGAGATTCCCTGCTTCGCGCTGACCAGTCCCTACGCCGGCTCCGACGCGGCCGCGATTCCCGACACCGGCGTGGTGTGCATGGGCCAGTTCGAAGGCCGCGAGACGCTGGGCCTGCGCATCACCTGGAACAAGCGCTATATCACCCTGGGGCCGATCGCCACCCTGCTCGGCCTGGCCTTTCGCGTGGTCGATCCGGACGGCCTGCTGCCCGCCGGATCGAGCACCGGCATCACCTGCGCGCTGATCCCGACCACCCATCCGGGCGTGGTGATCGGCCGCCGCCACTGGCCGCTGAACGCCGTGTTCCAGAACGGCCCGACCAGCGGCGACAACGTCTTCATCCCGATGGAATGGATCATCGGCGGTCCGCGCCAGATCGGCAAGGGCTGGCGCATGCTGATGGAATGCCTGGCCGCCGGGCGCGCGATTTCGCTGCCTTCGGCCAGCGTCGGCACGGCCAAGCTGGCGGTGCGCGGCACCAGCGCCTATTGCGCGATCCGCCGCCAGTTCAAAACTTCGATCGGCAAGTTCGAAGGCGTGCAGGAGGCGCTGGCCCGCATGGGCGGTAATCTGTACATGATGGACGCGACGCGCAAGCTGTCGGCGCTGGCCGTCGACCTGGGTGAGAAGCCGGCCGTGATCTCGGCCATCGCCAAATACCACGTCACCGAGCGCGGACGCGCCGTCGTCAACGACGGCATGGACATCCTGGGCGGCAAAGGCATCTGCATGGGACCGAGCAATTTCCTCGCGCGCGCCTATCAGCAGATCCCGATCGCCATCACGGTCGAAGGCGCCAACATCCTCACGCGCTGCCTGATCATCTTCGGCCAGGGCGCGATCCGTTCGCACCCCTACGTGCTGAAGGAGATGCAAGCCACCGCCGACAGCGACCATCGCAAGGCGCTGCACGATTTCGACGCCGCCTTCTTCGGCCATATGCGCTTCGTCTGCGCCAACGCCGCGCGCGGCCTGTGGTATGGATTGACTGGCGGCGGCACCGCGCCGGTGCCGGAGCAGGCGGCCGCGCAGATGGCTGGCTACTACCGCGCCATCGGCCGCATGTCCACCGCGTTCGCGTTGATGACCGATGTGTCGATGTTCGTGCTGGGAGGGGAATTGAAGCGCCGCGAGCGCATCTCCGGCCGGCTTGGCGACGCGCTGTCGCAGATGTATTTGGCCAGCGCCACGCTGAAGCGCTACGAGGACGACGGCCGGCAGGTGGCCGACGCGCCGTACGTCCATTGGTCGGTGCAGGACGCGCTGCACAAGGCGCAGTTGGCCTTGGACGGTGTGCTGGAGAATTTCCCCAACCGTCCCGCCGCCATGCTGGCGCGCCTGCTGACGTTCCCATTCGGCCTCCCGTACTCGCCGCCGTCCGATGAACTGGGCAGCGCTGTGGCGAACGCCATGCAAACCGCCGGCGCAAGCCGCGAGCGGCTGCTGGCCGACGGCTTCCTGGCCGACGATCTGCGCGATCCGGTGGCGTGCGGCGAACTGGCGTTCGGCCTGCTGCCGCAGGTGGAGGCGGTCGAACACCGCCTCAAGCCGGCGGTGCGTGCCGGTCAACTCGAAGGCATGCCGCAAAGCCTGCCGGAGATGGAGCAGTGGGTCACGCAGGCCGCCGCCAAGGGCCTGGTCACGCCCGAGGAGCGCCGCGCTCTGTCGGACTTCGCCCGCTTCACCGACCTGTCGGTGCATGTGGACGACTTCCCGCAAGACCTCAACGCCGCCGCCGATGCCGACAAGCGCTGGCGCATGTCGGCGAAGGAAAGCGCGGTGGAGGCTTGA
- a CDS encoding PEP-CTERM sorting domain-containing protein (PEP-CTERM proteins occur, often in large numbers, in the proteomes of bacteria that also encode an exosortase, a predicted intramembrane cysteine proteinase. The presence of a PEP-CTERM domain at a protein's C-terminus predicts cleavage within the sorting domain, followed by covalent anchoring to some some component of the (usually Gram-negative) cell surface. Many PEP-CTERM proteins exhibit an unusual sequence composition that includes large numbers of potential glycosylation sites. Expression of one such protein has been shown restore the ability of a bacterium to form floc, a type of biofilm.) — protein MKNILISFLAGAILTLASPANAAVVDFDDVSAGGKLSTLSKYNPYAGLTWTNSWFLGDTAVNGYSNGAHSGTQFVSNGFGVNNLGISSATAFNLDGAWFATPATNGSKATWINITAYDAANQLIGSTGDIAINGSYSWVPAGFANVSRLTITRDKGWFVMDDLSMSAIGPVPSPVPEPRGVVLLAAGLLMTGFAAKRRQS, from the coding sequence ATGAAAAATATACTGATTAGCTTTTTGGCCGGCGCGATCCTGACGCTGGCATCGCCGGCCAATGCCGCCGTGGTGGACTTCGACGATGTGAGCGCGGGCGGCAAGCTGTCGACGCTCTCCAAATACAATCCATACGCGGGCCTGACCTGGACCAACAGCTGGTTCCTGGGTGATACCGCCGTCAACGGCTACAGCAACGGCGCGCATTCCGGCACGCAGTTCGTGTCCAACGGCTTCGGCGTCAATAATCTGGGCATCAGCAGCGCCACCGCCTTCAATCTGGACGGCGCGTGGTTCGCCACGCCCGCCACCAACGGATCGAAGGCCACGTGGATCAACATCACGGCCTACGATGCGGCGAACCAGCTGATAGGCAGCACCGGCGACATCGCCATCAACGGCAGCTACAGCTGGGTGCCAGCCGGCTTCGCCAACGTCTCCCGGTTGACCATCACGCGCGACAAGGGCTGGTTTGTGATGGACGACCTGTCGATGTCCGCCATCGGCCCGGTACCGAGCCCCGTGCCGGAACCGCGCGGTGTGGTCCTGCTGGCGGCGGGATTGCTGATGACGGGTTTTGCAGCAAAGCGTCGTCAGTCCTAA